In the Arachis ipaensis cultivar K30076 chromosome B04, Araip1.1, whole genome shotgun sequence genome, CAGTAGTGCTttgtattctgcttggttgtttgacaCGGGAAACTCAAACTTAATCGATTGTTTGTAGATGACTCCGGCCGGACTTTCTAAGATGATTCCGGCGCCTCCGGACGtctggttggaggctccgtccacatggagcttccaccgtgtgtcCGCTTCTTCAGTTAGGTTTCCAGTTACTTCCACTAGGAAGTCTGCCATTGCTTGCGCCTTAATCGCATGTCGGGACTCGTAGCTCAGATCGTATTGGGACAGCTCGattgcccaggtcatcatccttcccGCCAGATCAGGTTTTGTAGCACCTGACGAATTGCTTGGTCCGTTCTCACGACCACTTGGTGACTTTGGAAGTATTGTCGTAGTCTGCGGGAAGAGGTCAAGAGTGCTAGTGCCAGTTTCTCTAGCTTGATGTATCTAAGTTCTGCTCCTTGCAGTGCTCTACTCACGAAGTAAATCGGTTGCTGGGCCTTCCCTTCTTCCCGCACCAGCACCGTTGCAAGCGCTCCTTCTGTTATGGCCAGGTATAGGTAGAGTGGTTCTCCGGCTCTGGGTTTACCGAGTACGGGGGGTGCTGCCAAGATTtctttgaagtggttgaatgcttcCTCGCACGCGGGAGCCCATTCAAACGCTACTCCCTTcttcattaggttgaagaagGGCAGGGCTTTTGCCGCTGATGCACCGAGAAAACGGGACAACACGGTGAGCCTTCCTGCCAATCGCTGAACGTCTTTGATGcaacccgggctcttcatctggagtATTACTTGGCATTTTTCAGGGTTGGCTTCCATTCCCCGTTGGGTTATCATGAATCCCAGAaactttccggcctccatggcaaatgcgcacttaagcgggttgagcctcatgccgtgttgtcggaggGATGCGAACACATTCTCCAGGTCGCTTATGAGATCACCAGGTTGGGTGGTCTTTGCAAGGatatcgtccacatagacttttATCGTCTTGCCAATGAGATCGCTGAATATTTTGTTCATCAGCCTCTGGTACGTGGCCCCGGCATTTTTCATGCCAAAAGGCATCACTTTGTAGCAATAGGTTCCTCCTGGTGTTATGAATGCCGTTTTTTCCTCGTCTGgctggtgcatcggtatctgattgtagccggagtaagcatccatgaagctcaaATACCTGTACCCCGCAGCCGCATCGACGAGTGTATCAATGTTGGgaagggggtagcagtccttggggcatgctttgttgagatcggagtagtccacacacatcctccatcTCCCATTATGCTTCTTTACTAGGACCACATTTGATAGCCAGGTCGAATAGTCCAGTTCCCGGATAAACCCCGCTTTGAGGAGACTGGCCGTTTGTCTGGTCAcctcctctgccctttcctgAGACATCTTTCTTCTCCTTTGAGCCACTGGTTTGGCGTCCGGCCTGATGGCTAGGTGGTGCGACATGAGTCGGGGGTCTATCCCCGGTATGTCGGCTGGCGTCCAAGCAAACAAATCGCCATTGGCTCTAATCATTTTCATCAAAGGCTCTTTTAGTCCATGGGGGAGGTTTCTGTTCACGAACGTGAACTTTTCCTCCGTATTCCCGACCCTAAACTTTTCCAGGTCCCCTTCTGGTTCGGGTCTGGGCTTGTCGTCAACTCTGGCATCCAGATCGGCGAGAAACACCCCCGATGCCTCTTTAGATTTTTTCCTCAAGGAGAGGCTGGcgttgtcgcaagcgactgccgtttccaaaTTTCCTTTTACGGACCCTACCGACCCGTCTTCAGCTACGAACTTCATTATCAGCATCCTAGTGCTGATGACTGCCCCTAGGTCGTTGAGGGTCTTCCTTCCGAGGATGATGTTGTAAGCGGTGGAGTCTCGTAGGATCACGAACTCGGCCATCACTGTTCTTCTCCTCTGACCTTGTCCCACGGAGGTCGGCAAGGAGATTATCCCgtccggcttgatgaagtggcCACCGAGCCCTACGACGCCGTGCTGGTGAGTCTGTAGGTCGGCGTCTCTTAGGCCTAAAGCGTCGAACACATT is a window encoding:
- the LOC107635995 gene encoding uncharacterized protein LOC107635995, whose protein sequence is MEAGKFLGFMITQRGMEANPEKCQVILQMKSPGCIKDVQRLAGRLTVLSRFLGASAAKALPFFNLMKKGVAFEWAPACEEAFNHFKEILAAPPVLGKPRAGEPLYLYLAITEGALATVLVREEGKAQQPIYFTTTILPKSPSGRENGPSNSSGATKPDLAGRMMTWAIELSQYDLSYESRHAIKAQAMADFLVEVTGNLTEEADTRWKLHVDGASNQTSGGAGIILESPAGVIYKQSIKFEFPVSNNQAEYKALLGGLVLAREVRATRLEICSDLQVVTAQVNGSYQARDSLLQKYLERVKELSKQFQEVTIQHVPRERNTRADLLSKLASTKPGAGNQSLIQGITKELAVTLHLTKTSRSWMDSIVDFLQNGKHPGDEKEANALRREAAKYTVIQDQLFKKGLSQPLLKCLHPDQTDYVLREVHEGCCGHHIGDKALARKLIRAGYYWPSMMEDSKEFVKKCVKCQENANFHRASATELSLMTSSRPFAQWGVDLLGPFPVGPG